Genomic segment of Eremothecium sinecaudum strain ATCC 58844 chromosome VIII, complete sequence:
GAGCATTTAATCTACCATCAAGTGAGTATCCTATATCATTATCGGAGGAGCTACTGCCCTGTGAAGTTAGCCGCGCTAAGCTAGGTAGTTGCAAATTGACTATTATACAAGACCAACCGCACCTGGAATCCCCCGTATCCAGTTTGCCAAATAACTCTATCATGATCCCTGACGGAACAAAGAGATCATTTACCTTCGTATTACACAATACTTCTCTTTCTAGGGCGGCTGATTATTTACAGTTCTCTTCAGCAACCAACGTTGAAAAGTTGATGAGGGATAATTATTGGTTATCCGTTTCTCAAGATCAACTATATGACACTGAGCTACGGCTGAAGTTCCTGAAAGAGGAATGTATTAAATTCAATAACCTTCCAACTAAGATTCTTCCCAACCAGACGGTGAATATTGAAGTCGAAGTTAACACTTCACTTGCGGGACTTGATTTGGAGCATGTAGATATCATGGTCCAGTACGGGTGTAGGGAGCCTGACGGCAGCGTTGCATACGCTAAAAGTTTGGTGATTCCATTTAAGATATCACAGCGGAGAAATATCGAACTTACCAGCCTTGAAATCATTTCCTTGCATGACCACTTGCCCGAATTACGTGAAGCAGAATGGGTACAATACCTTCATAATAAAATTGCAGAAGAAAACTTAGCTCTATCGGACTTCAGCTTGATGTTGGTTGATATAAGAAATTCATGGACTAATAAAGCCACTTTGGAAGTGGAATATAGTGACTTTAAGGTACCACAACAAGTTGTGGGCTCATATAAAAATAGAAGAATAATAATTCCAATCAGGAACATTGAGTTTAGTGCTAACTTTCAGGACCGTGAAATACCAACGATCGTCACAGGCCGGCAATTTATCCATAGTGGTCTCCGTGATGACCAATTGCGGGATCTTCGTATCAGGTTTTGGTGCCGAGAACGCATATTATCGAACTTGAAGTGCCACTGGACTATAAAGTCGGATTCCGGTTATGTTAACTTCCGCTCTTTCATGCCAAAGCTTGAACATACTACTATTAATACAATATGCCGTTGGGCTCGGTATCCGTATAAACTTCAGCTATCAACGTCTGAATCTAAAATTCCAGAAGGTGATCGGTTTACCGTAGCTGCCAACGTCGATTCCAACTATTATGGGAAGGAAAGCAAGACAATATCTATCCAATTCCAATTTTTTGAGAGACGGACTGGTAAACAGATACCCGCCATGAATACGGTTTTGATCTACAATGGCGCTTTAACACATAGTATTGATCTTAAAAGTGACAAGAGTGTTAAATTGGATATTGTGCCTATTAAAAGAGGTGAGTATGAACTGCATGCACATATCCTTAACACTTCTCTTGTAGCTTATTCCTATGTTCACGTGATCTGAATGGAACTTTTTACTATGGTAAAAAATTTTCCGGCTAAACTGAAATTAAAAATCACCATTTACTAGTGAAAGGCAGTAAGGATATTCAATATTATATAGTCCACGAGGTCCTGTGTCACGGTTGTGTGTTATTAGTCTAAGCTTGAATAATGGGTAAAGGAGCAGCCAAATTTGGCAACATAAGCGGTCTACTGCCCGCTAGACGAGCAATTTTAAAAAATCCTACAACAAAGCAGATTTCAAAAGTAAAGGAAGCAAATACTCCACTACCTAAAGGTTTCAAAGGTCTTGGGTATGCTGAAAACGTTGCTCATCCTTCAGGATCCAGCAGAGAGCCCCCTAAGCCTAAATTCATCGATGTCGAACAAATGATCAAGCAAACTGTACCTTTGCCCAAGACCGTAAAGACTCCAAAAACGCCTCAGCAGGAAATGAAAATGCGCCAGGCAGAACTTCGTAGGGTGTATCTTGCACAGGCTTTGCGTGGAGAGGAGCGCAGGCTTTTGAAACAGGAAGAATTACTCGCAATGAAGCAGAAGTTGATGAAGGAAAAGCAGCAAGAAAAGCTAGATGAGTTAGCAAAATCTCGGTCAAGTGACCTCACCGTTCCCACTCTTGAAAACCTCATCAACCAGCCTATTATGAGAACCCGTACTcctgaagaagaggaaaTCCTCGCCCTCAAGAGAAAACACAACACAGAACTATTCCAATTCAAGATCAAGCAAAAAAGAATGGCTGACTTAGTCGCATTGTACAATGTTGCCGATGAATTTATTGTCAGCGAAAAGAAACTCGTCCAGCATATTGAAAAGGTGTTTGATAATTTCAACATCGAAAGCATCAGATCGAAAGCAACCAGTGGCGTCTTTAATCCTCTCGACAAGCAACAAGCAGAAATCATTGACGCGGTAACCGGTACTACGACAGGCCGTCTCGACGGTCAATATCCTCCAACTAATGTAAACCAAACATAATGTAAATAACATAAGTCCAAATTGAATTACACTCTAATAATCTATGTACATAGCTCTCTAGTCTGACGCGGTTATTAGCGTGATGTTATCGCCTTTAAGCAAAATTCTACCTAACTTCACAGCCTTCTCAGGAAGTTCGTTCCCACTCTTCTCATCAACTGGGATTTGTAATGCATCATCTATTACAACATTCATAAACTCATCAAACCCATTAATTTTACCTTTTATCCTCATCTGTGTCTGCTGATATAACCAGAAAGTAACAGTAGTCTGTTGTTGCAAATAGTTGTAAATGCAATTGATGGGAGGCAT
This window contains:
- the PET123 gene encoding mitochondrial 37S ribosomal protein mS26 PET123 (Syntenic homolog of Ashbya gossypii AAR117C; Syntenic homolog of Saccharomyces cerevisiae YOR158W (PET123)), which translates into the protein MGKGAAKFGNISGLLPARRAILKNPTTKQISKVKEANTPLPKGFKGLGYAENVAHPSGSSREPPKPKFIDVEQMIKQTVPLPKTVKTPKTPQQEMKMRQAELRRVYLAQALRGEERRLLKQEELLAMKQKLMKEKQQEKLDELAKSRSSDLTVPTLENLINQPIMRTRTPEEEEILALKRKHNTELFQFKIKQKRMADLVALYNVADEFIVSEKKLVQHIEKVFDNFNIESIRSKATSGVFNPLDKQQAEIIDAVTGTTTGRLDGQYPPTNVNQT
- the SME1 gene encoding mRNA splicing protein SME1 (Syntenic homolog of Ashbya gossypii AAR116W; Syntenic homolog of Saccharomyces cerevisiae YOR159C (SME1)) translates to MSTKQQKTMMPPINCIYNYLQQQTTVTFWLYQQTQMRIKGKINGFDEFMNVVIDDALQIPVDEKSGNELPEKAVKLGRILLKGDNITLITASD